The following coding sequences are from one Rhodobiaceae bacterium window:
- the yecN gene encoding inner membrane protein YecN, producing the protein MEFPITTAFVAVILGLMQYALMLTVGVARGPAGVSLGDGGNAELLRKMRRHGNLAENAPIFLILLGLLEMTGSSATAVTWIGGVFLVARISHAIALSTSGSGMPFRPIGALGTIGAGVGAAGMLLYTLTAGM; encoded by the coding sequence ATGGAATTTCCGATCACAACGGCCTTTGTCGCGGTCATTTTGGGTCTAATGCAATATGCATTGATGTTGACCGTAGGCGTGGCCCGCGGCCCTGCGGGTGTGAGTCTGGGCGATGGCGGCAATGCGGAGTTATTGCGCAAGATGCGTCGCCACGGAAATCTGGCCGAAAATGCCCCAATTTTCCTCATCCTCTTGGGTCTCCTGGAAATGACCGGCAGTAGCGCCACTGCTGTCACTTGGATTGGTGGTGTGTTTTTGGTAGCCCGCATATCCCATGCAATTGCGCTGAGCACGTCCGGATCGGGCATGCCCTTCAGGCCCATTGGTGCTTTGGGAACAATAGGTGCAGGTGTCGGCGCGGCAGGCATGCTCCTCTACACGCTCACCGCAGGTATGTAG
- a CDS encoding hypothetical protein (protein of unknown function (DUF1499)), with protein MGDRSALVSWGFRLALFSVVIAVIAVLGLRLGIMPLPIALFAGLGGGFIIGVIAILLSIVGLVITLTSDRSGRGIAVAAIFLSLAIVAPVGAAIMNGSAVPPIHDITTDLTDPPVFVAVRAHRTPAHNPLDRSSPDNLAELQQDAYPDIQPILLDRHPGAAFEDAVTAGQALGWEIVSVAVEEGRIEATDTTALMGFKDDIVIRVRDENGAALIDVRSVSRVGESDLGANAARIRAFRDELKG; from the coding sequence ATGGGCGATCGGTCGGCACTAGTAAGCTGGGGGTTCCGGCTGGCGCTCTTTTCAGTAGTTATCGCTGTAATAGCAGTTCTGGGCCTTCGCCTCGGGATCATGCCTCTCCCCATTGCTCTCTTCGCTGGCCTCGGTGGCGGCTTCATCATTGGTGTCATCGCGATCCTCTTGTCCATTGTGGGGCTGGTAATCACGCTGACATCGGACAGAAGCGGTAGAGGGATTGCGGTCGCAGCCATCTTCCTCAGTCTTGCGATTGTGGCGCCGGTCGGTGCAGCGATCATGAACGGATCCGCTGTTCCTCCGATCCACGACATCACAACCGACTTGACCGATCCGCCGGTATTTGTGGCTGTACGGGCTCATCGCACACCGGCGCACAATCCGTTGGATCGCTCAAGCCCTGACAACTTGGCCGAGCTTCAGCAGGATGCCTACCCGGACATTCAACCCATCTTGTTGGACCGTCATCCAGGTGCCGCCTTTGAGGACGCCGTGACCGCCGGTCAGGCGCTGGGCTGGGAAATTGTCTCTGTCGCTGTCGAAGAAGGGCGGATCGAGGCGACCGATACCACGGCGTTGATGGGCTTTAAAGATGACATCGTCATTCGCGTGCGTGACGAAAACGGCGCAGCACTCATCGACGTCCGGTCGGTCTCAAGAGTTGGCGAAAGCGACCTTGGCGCAAATGCTGCGCGGATACGGGCCTTTCGGGATGAGCTTAAGGGTTAG
- the dmdB gene encoding 3-methylmercaptopropionyl-CoA ligase: MKGLMQDWPLTVMSIIDHANRFHAEREIVTRTVEGPIHRCTYSDIHLRARKCAQALQKLGMKQGDVIATMAWNTHRHMEAWYGIMGMGAVCHTLNPRLFAEQLTYIINHAEDQFIFFDTTFVPVIEAVADTLPNVKGFIILTDKANMPETKLKNVYCYEEIVEAEDGNFEWADVDENDACGLCYTSGTTGNPKGVLYSHRSNVLHALAANGADAMGMRSVDTVLPVVPMFHANAWAIAFSAPASGAKIVMPGANMDGESIYELLSTERVTVTAAVPTVWLMLLGHLEANKVKLPDLTKVIIGGSAAPRSMIETFERDYDVTVMHAWGMTEMSPMGTLGSFKAGMETLPFEEQLDIKVKQGRAIYTVEMKITDDDGNDLPSDGVAFGHLMVRGPAVAGGYLKGEGGNILDEDGWFDTGDVATLDPLGFMQITDRAKDVIKSGGEWISSIELENTAVGHPDVVEAAVIGILHPKWDERPLLIVIPKEGSGLTKESVLEYMDGKIAKWWMPDDVVFVEEIPHTATGKIQKLTLREQFKDYTLPTATAAE; this comes from the coding sequence ATGAAAGGCCTGATGCAAGACTGGCCGCTCACGGTGATGAGCATTATTGATCACGCAAACCGGTTTCACGCAGAGCGTGAAATCGTTACCCGGACCGTCGAGGGGCCGATCCACCGGTGCACCTACTCAGATATCCATTTGCGGGCTCGGAAATGTGCTCAGGCTCTCCAGAAACTGGGCATGAAGCAGGGCGACGTGATTGCCACGATGGCTTGGAACACTCATCGCCACATGGAAGCCTGGTACGGCATTATGGGTATGGGGGCTGTCTGCCACACGCTTAATCCGCGTTTGTTTGCTGAGCAGCTCACTTACATCATCAATCATGCCGAAGATCAGTTCATCTTCTTTGACACGACCTTTGTGCCGGTGATTGAAGCGGTCGCGGACACGCTGCCAAACGTGAAGGGTTTCATCATCCTGACCGATAAGGCAAACATGCCTGAGACGAAGCTCAAAAACGTCTATTGCTACGAGGAAATCGTCGAAGCAGAAGATGGCAATTTTGAGTGGGCGGACGTAGATGAAAACGATGCCTGCGGCCTCTGCTACACCAGTGGCACAACCGGCAACCCCAAGGGTGTTCTTTATTCCCACCGCTCAAATGTTCTTCATGCCTTGGCGGCAAATGGCGCTGACGCAATGGGCATGCGCTCTGTCGACACGGTTCTTCCGGTTGTGCCAATGTTCCATGCCAATGCCTGGGCGATTGCTTTCTCAGCGCCTGCGAGTGGCGCCAAGATCGTCATGCCGGGCGCAAACATGGATGGCGAAAGCATCTATGAACTTCTGAGCACCGAGCGTGTCACCGTGACAGCGGCGGTTCCAACCGTCTGGCTGATGTTGCTGGGCCACCTGGAAGCAAACAAAGTGAAGCTTCCTGATCTGACCAAGGTGATTATCGGCGGGTCTGCCGCGCCGCGCTCCATGATCGAAACATTTGAACGCGACTATGATGTCACTGTGATGCATGCCTGGGGCATGACTGAAATGAGTCCCATGGGTACCCTTGGGTCCTTCAAAGCCGGCATGGAGACCTTGCCGTTTGAAGAACAGCTCGACATCAAAGTGAAGCAGGGTCGCGCGATCTACACGGTGGAAATGAAGATCACCGACGATGATGGCAATGATCTGCCAAGCGACGGCGTCGCCTTCGGTCACCTGATGGTGCGCGGCCCAGCCGTCGCCGGGGGCTATCTGAAAGGCGAGGGCGGAAACATCCTGGATGAAGACGGCTGGTTTGATACCGGCGACGTTGCCACGCTGGATCCGCTTGGTTTCATGCAGATCACAGACCGGGCAAAAGACGTGATCAAGTCCGGTGGTGAGTGGATCTCATCTATCGAGCTTGAGAACACAGCCGTGGGACATCCAGATGTGGTCGAGGCCGCTGTTATCGGCATCCTCCATCCGAAATGGGATGAACGTCCTCTTTTGATTGTTATCCCGAAAGAGGGCAGCGGTCTTACAAAAGAGAGCGTTCTTGAGTACATGGACGGCAAGATCGCCAAATGGTGGATGCCTGATGATGTTGTGTTCGTGGAGGAAATTCCGCATACAGCGACAGGCAAAATCCAGAAACTGACGCTGCGCGAGCAGTTCAAAGACTACACACTGCCAACGGCAACCGCAGCGGAGTAA
- the czcA gene encoding cobalt-zinc-cadmium resistance protein CzcA encodes MNPLVNAALSRSRTTLSILFVALIAGLSAYLSIPKDGDPDVQIPFVMVTVVHVGASPEDAERLLGRPLERELIGLEGLVDVQTFAIESTVAMVLEFAPSIDIDDAMVDVREKVDIAQAEFPDDTEEPRITQFNTATDNILRLAISGTAPERTLIRLGRELKTEIESISAVLDASMYGQRWEQLEISIDQSKLEAYQIGVGTLIQTITMNNRLIAAGDVRSAEGRFAIKVPGLIETGADLGAITIMTHEEGVITLSDISDIRRSFADRSGYATYNGRPTIGMAVSKRIGENILETSQAVRETIDRVTADWPSNVSVDISYDESERVGNILTDLQANVVNAILLVMVLVVLALGWKSSLLVGVAIPTSFLLAFLAMTVLGMTANMMVMFGLIVAVGMLVDGAIVVVEYADRKIAQGFDRRTAYGAAATRMFWPIISSTLTTLAAFLPLLLWPGITGDYMRFLPITLILTLSGSLLVAVFFLPALAAQLGWGKEGSDDIAHALDPIADAEADKADETQPMAAAYTRLLTWAVERPVRIVAGAFGLLVAVFMLYGQMNYGVILISSEEPPGAQIIVTARGNLSADSSRALVADIETAILAIEGVRNLYSYAGPSTDRNPFDNLPRDTIGEMYMNVADWRGRRPVADIFADIRAAAEAFPGIHVEINPFVQSFDRDKDVVVELLTADRTLLPVAATTIREYMETEMEGLVDIDDTGSLPGIEWMLDVDRAQAQKFGANVLTVGGAVQLVTNGLKVGEYRPDDTDYELDIRVRLGEAQRGVSQLDTLRVMTPSGLIPISNFVTRVAQQRVNTLERRNGLWIIKVRANTEHDVLPNTKVGELREWLGDSSRLPPGVTYQFGGDDRLQSESEGFLNLAFTAALGLMAIILLTQFNSFYQSALILSAVIMSTAGVLIGMMVTQQPFSVILTGTGIIALAGIVVNNNIVLIDTYQRLIKAGSDVESAIIKAGAQRLRPILLTTITTMVGLMPMVLQVSVNPFAEDWFAYGSPTSYTWKPMSNAIVFGLGFSTLLTLIVTPAALALPLRLKRINLLLPSRARLRLSGFSAIRARLWHRSPS; translated from the coding sequence ATGAACCCGCTTGTTAATGCAGCACTTTCACGTTCGCGCACAACGCTGTCGATCCTCTTCGTGGCGCTGATAGCGGGCCTGTCAGCTTATCTCTCTATTCCAAAAGATGGCGACCCGGATGTGCAGATCCCGTTTGTTATGGTTACGGTTGTCCATGTCGGTGCGTCCCCTGAGGATGCCGAACGATTGCTCGGTCGTCCGCTTGAACGCGAACTGATAGGCCTTGAGGGACTTGTCGACGTTCAGACTTTTGCGATTGAAAGCACTGTAGCCATGGTGCTTGAATTCGCGCCGTCGATCGATATTGACGACGCCATGGTCGACGTTCGCGAGAAGGTCGACATCGCTCAGGCTGAGTTTCCAGATGACACCGAAGAACCGCGGATCACGCAGTTCAATACCGCCACAGACAATATCCTTCGCCTCGCGATTTCCGGGACGGCGCCTGAACGCACCCTCATAAGACTTGGCCGCGAGCTCAAGACAGAGATTGAATCCATCTCAGCGGTGCTTGATGCCAGCATGTATGGTCAGCGCTGGGAGCAGCTGGAAATTTCCATCGATCAATCCAAGCTTGAAGCCTACCAGATTGGCGTCGGCACTCTTATTCAAACAATCACGATGAATAACAGGCTGATCGCCGCCGGAGATGTGCGAAGCGCTGAAGGACGCTTCGCCATCAAAGTGCCGGGGCTCATCGAAACAGGCGCCGACCTCGGCGCCATTACCATTATGACCCACGAGGAAGGGGTCATTACCCTCTCAGACATTTCTGACATTCGCCGAAGTTTCGCCGACCGCTCCGGCTACGCCACCTATAACGGGCGCCCCACAATCGGCATGGCCGTTTCGAAACGGATCGGAGAAAACATCCTGGAGACCTCCCAGGCGGTTCGCGAGACCATTGACCGAGTGACCGCAGATTGGCCGTCAAATGTCAGCGTTGATATCAGCTATGATGAGAGCGAGCGCGTTGGGAACATTCTGACCGACCTGCAAGCCAATGTGGTCAACGCGATCCTGCTTGTTATGGTGCTCGTCGTTCTTGCACTCGGCTGGAAGTCTTCACTGCTTGTCGGTGTCGCGATCCCCACGTCCTTTCTGCTTGCCTTTCTCGCGATGACCGTACTCGGCATGACCGCAAACATGATGGTGATGTTTGGACTTATCGTTGCCGTCGGCATGCTGGTGGATGGTGCCATCGTTGTCGTTGAATATGCAGATCGCAAAATCGCCCAGGGGTTTGATCGGCGAACAGCCTATGGCGCTGCCGCTACCCGCATGTTCTGGCCAATCATCTCATCGACCCTCACCACCCTCGCCGCCTTTCTGCCCCTGCTGCTCTGGCCTGGCATTACCGGCGACTATATGCGGTTTCTGCCCATCACGCTGATCCTCACACTTTCCGGTTCTTTGCTGGTTGCGGTGTTCTTTCTGCCCGCCCTCGCTGCTCAGCTCGGATGGGGCAAAGAGGGGAGCGACGACATTGCCCATGCTCTTGATCCGATTGCAGATGCAGAGGCTGATAAGGCCGATGAAACCCAGCCTATGGCTGCCGCCTATACCCGCTTGCTCACCTGGGCGGTTGAACGGCCGGTTAGGATTGTCGCCGGCGCCTTTGGATTGCTGGTCGCGGTTTTCATGCTCTATGGCCAAATGAACTACGGCGTGATCCTCATATCAAGCGAGGAACCACCAGGAGCGCAAATCATCGTGACCGCCCGCGGCAACCTCTCGGCAGATTCATCGCGGGCACTGGTTGCGGATATAGAGACTGCGATCCTTGCCATAGAGGGTGTGCGCAATCTCTATTCCTATGCTGGGCCTTCAACGGATAGAAACCCGTTCGACAATCTGCCCCGCGACACGATCGGCGAGATGTATATGAATGTGGCCGATTGGCGCGGACGTCGGCCTGTCGCTGATATATTTGCAGATATTCGGGCGGCCGCAGAGGCGTTCCCAGGCATTCATGTTGAAATCAATCCCTTCGTGCAGTCCTTCGACCGCGACAAGGATGTGGTCGTCGAACTTCTGACCGCTGACCGGACGCTGCTCCCCGTCGCCGCGACGACCATACGAGAATATATGGAGACGGAGATGGAGGGCCTTGTCGACATTGACGATACAGGCTCGCTGCCTGGGATTGAATGGATGCTCGACGTGGATCGCGCCCAGGCTCAGAAATTTGGCGCGAATGTTCTTACCGTAGGAGGCGCCGTTCAGTTGGTCACGAATGGTCTCAAGGTCGGTGAGTACCGTCCCGATGACACCGACTATGAACTGGACATTCGTGTCCGCCTCGGAGAAGCGCAGCGTGGGGTGTCTCAGTTGGATACCCTAAGGGTTATGACACCGAGCGGCCTCATCCCGATCAGCAATTTCGTCACCCGCGTCGCCCAGCAGCGGGTCAACACACTCGAACGCCGCAATGGGCTCTGGATCATAAAAGTTCGCGCAAATACTGAGCACGATGTGCTCCCCAACACAAAAGTTGGCGAGCTAAGGGAATGGCTGGGTGACAGCAGTCGCCTGCCTCCCGGCGTGACCTACCAGTTCGGCGGAGATGACAGACTGCAGTCAGAATCGGAAGGGTTTCTCAATCTGGCCTTCACAGCGGCGCTCGGCCTCATGGCGATCATATTGCTCACCCAGTTCAACAGCTTCTATCAGTCAGCGCTTATTCTGTCGGCAGTGATCATGTCCACGGCAGGCGTGTTGATCGGCATGATGGTGACGCAACAGCCCTTCTCCGTCATTCTGACCGGAACAGGCATCATCGCGCTCGCAGGGATCGTGGTGAACAACAACATTGTTCTCATCGACACCTATCAACGTCTCATCAAAGCCGGAAGTGATGTGGAGAGTGCGATCATCAAAGCGGGTGCCCAGCGACTGCGGCCTATTCTACTCACCACCATCACAACGATGGTGGGCCTTATGCCGATGGTCCTGCAGGTGAGCGTCAACCCGTTTGCAGAAGACTGGTTCGCTTATGGGTCGCCAACCAGCTACACGTGGAAGCCCATGTCTAATGCCATCGTCTTCGGCCTCGGGTTTTCTACCCTGCTGACGTTGATCGTGACACCTGCAGCCCTTGCCTTGCCTCTGCGTTTAAAACGCATCAATTTGCTGCTGCCTTCACGGGCGAGACTGCGTTTGTCGGGATTTTCCGCAATCCGCGCGCGGCTCTGGCATCGATCGCCTTCCTGA
- the aam gene encoding acylamidase translates to MTDWHHQPASRLLAAMDQGDVSSVELTEHFQSRFETQNAKVNAVVATNFDGATDRAKLADAARAKGENWGPLHGLPMTIKDALEVAGMPAVGGAPMWKDHRPAQNADAVQRILDAGAVIFGKTNVPFMSGDLQTYNDVYGTTNNPWDVTCGPGGSSGGAAAALAAGLTPLELGSDIGGSIRTPAHLCGVYGHKPTYGIVSKRGHLPGPPGTLSESDLSVVGPLGLSAADLGLLLDVVAAPNSASSVGWNLSLPQARATMPKDLRVAVWLDDPYCEIDAQSINLMTNAANALKDAGAEVDFAARPDFTLAEITEIYLVLLHSVTTLGMPEKLKEKWRSQIAQAAPSDKSHEMLQARGGVISHAEWLGWNEMRAHVNAKWAAFFRNYDVVLCPTLARPAFPHDQTRSWSKRKLVVNGKDRHYMDVLIWAGPAVLSYLPASVAPVGLTNEGLPVGVQIIGPYLEDKTPIAVAGMIEELVGGFRAPPDFS, encoded by the coding sequence ATGACCGATTGGCATCACCAGCCAGCATCAAGACTGCTCGCTGCTATGGATCAAGGGGACGTGAGCTCAGTAGAGCTCACAGAGCATTTTCAAAGTCGCTTTGAGACCCAAAATGCCAAGGTTAATGCCGTTGTGGCCACCAATTTCGATGGCGCTACCGACAGGGCAAAACTGGCCGACGCTGCCCGCGCCAAGGGTGAAAACTGGGGACCGCTGCACGGGCTTCCCATGACCATTAAGGACGCCCTGGAAGTTGCTGGAATGCCGGCTGTTGGCGGCGCGCCGATGTGGAAGGACCACCGCCCCGCCCAGAATGCAGATGCCGTCCAGCGCATTCTCGATGCGGGCGCCGTGATTTTCGGCAAAACGAATGTGCCTTTTATGTCCGGCGATCTGCAGACCTATAACGACGTCTACGGCACAACGAATAACCCATGGGACGTAACCTGTGGGCCGGGTGGGTCCTCAGGTGGTGCGGCGGCAGCGCTTGCGGCAGGCCTCACCCCATTGGAGCTTGGCAGCGATATTGGTGGTTCGATCCGCACGCCAGCCCATCTTTGTGGCGTTTATGGGCACAAACCAACCTACGGTATTGTCTCCAAGCGCGGCCATCTGCCGGGACCGCCAGGCACACTTTCCGAAAGTGACCTATCGGTCGTTGGACCGCTGGGACTGTCGGCAGCCGACCTTGGTCTGCTGCTAGATGTGGTCGCAGCACCCAATTCAGCTTCTTCTGTTGGCTGGAACCTGTCGCTGCCGCAGGCCCGCGCAACAATGCCAAAAGACTTGCGGGTCGCTGTCTGGCTTGATGACCCTTATTGCGAGATAGATGCGCAATCGATCAACCTCATGACGAACGCAGCGAACGCTTTGAAAGATGCAGGCGCAGAGGTTGATTTCGCAGCGCGACCCGATTTCACACTGGCAGAGATTACCGAGATTTATCTCGTTCTGCTCCATTCCGTCACGACGCTCGGAATGCCTGAAAAGCTGAAGGAAAAATGGCGATCGCAGATCGCACAAGCGGCTCCATCAGATAAATCTCACGAGATGTTACAAGCTCGCGGCGGCGTCATCTCGCATGCAGAATGGCTTGGCTGGAATGAGATGCGTGCGCATGTGAATGCGAAGTGGGCTGCATTCTTCCGAAACTATGATGTTGTGCTGTGCCCCACCCTTGCTCGTCCCGCATTCCCCCACGACCAGACTCGGAGTTGGTCAAAGCGCAAACTCGTCGTGAACGGGAAAGACCGCCACTATATGGACGTGCTTATTTGGGCCGGACCCGCCGTCCTATCCTATCTGCCCGCTTCAGTCGCCCCAGTAGGGCTGACCAATGAAGGTTTACCGGTTGGCGTTCAGATCATCGGTCCCTATTTAGAGGACAAGACGCCCATTGCAGTAGCAGGCATGATTGAAGAGCTGGTTGGCGGCTTTCGGGCGCCCCCTGATTTCTCATAA
- a CDS encoding HTH-type transcriptional regulator: protein MARDQLSQAFGALADPTRRAILARLSRSEATVGELAEPFAISMPAISNHLKVLENAGLIVREVDAQRRRCRLTPGGLKEAKAFMAQIAVFWEDGFERLDEFLAKSEELDEKDGEA from the coding sequence ATGGCACGTGATCAGTTGAGCCAGGCATTCGGTGCACTGGCTGACCCAACCCGTCGCGCAATATTGGCGCGGCTGTCGAGAAGTGAAGCGACCGTTGGGGAGTTGGCAGAGCCCTTCGCCATCAGCATGCCAGCCATTTCCAACCATCTGAAGGTCCTGGAGAATGCGGGCCTTATAGTGCGCGAGGTTGATGCCCAGCGTCGGCGCTGCCGCTTAACGCCTGGCGGATTGAAAGAAGCAAAAGCTTTCATGGCCCAGATTGCTGTCTTCTGGGAGGACGGCTTTGAGCGTCTCGATGAGTTCCTGGCCAAAAGCGAAGAGCTCGATGAAAAAGACGGGGAGGCCTGA
- the gloB gene encoding hydroxyacylglutathione hydrolase, with amino-acid sequence MAVAIPFVREIDIDYGRVDQVSPLVRRVTANNPGGFTFMGTGTYIIGKGTVAVIDPGPNDQAHIDALLKAVEGETVSHILITHCHMDHSPAAAAFKTATGAQTYAYGPHGSGQPKDSVQIEEGADRDFMPDVEVRHGDVLEGPGWSVECVFTPGHTSNHMSFALREEKALFTGDHVMGWSTSIVSPPDGDMATYIASLELLLDRDDELYWPTHGPAITDPKPFVRSFIAHREDRERQIVEQINAGRTTIADMVPVMYEATDKRLHPAAARSVLSHVIKMVGDGKLACDGDPSLSSAYRLS; translated from the coding sequence ATGGCCGTTGCGATCCCCTTCGTGCGTGAAATTGACATTGATTATGGGCGCGTGGACCAGGTGAGCCCGCTTGTCCGGCGGGTGACGGCCAACAATCCAGGCGGCTTCACCTTTATGGGCACCGGCACCTACATCATTGGCAAGGGTACGGTCGCCGTGATTGATCCAGGTCCGAATGATCAGGCGCACATCGACGCCCTCCTGAAAGCTGTCGAGGGTGAGACGGTCAGCCACATCCTGATCACCCATTGTCATATGGATCATTCACCGGCCGCCGCCGCTTTCAAAACGGCAACAGGCGCACAGACATATGCCTATGGTCCGCACGGGTCTGGCCAACCAAAAGACTCCGTCCAGATCGAAGAAGGCGCAGACCGCGACTTCATGCCTGACGTGGAGGTGCGTCACGGCGACGTTCTGGAAGGCCCAGGGTGGAGCGTGGAGTGCGTCTTTACGCCGGGCCATACGTCCAACCATATGAGCTTTGCCTTGCGGGAAGAAAAAGCGCTCTTCACCGGCGACCATGTCATGGGCTGGTCCACCAGTATCGTCAGCCCTCCCGATGGTGACATGGCAACCTATATTGCCTCCCTGGAACTGCTACTTGATCGTGACGATGAGCTCTACTGGCCGACCCATGGTCCAGCGATCACTGATCCCAAGCCCTTCGTTCGTTCTTTCATTGCCCATCGCGAAGACCGTGAACGCCAGATTGTCGAACAGATCAATGCCGGGCGAACCACAATCGCCGACATGGTGCCTGTGATGTACGAAGCGACAGACAAGCGGCTGCATCCAGCGGCGGCCCGGTCCGTGCTGTCCCACGTGATTAAAATGGTCGGTGACGGGAAGCTTGCCTGCGACGGCGATCCCTCGCTTAGCTCGGCGTATCGGCTGTCCTGA
- a CDS encoding hypothetical protein (activator of Hsp90 ATPase homolog 1-like protein), whose product MALASENEDDLTLEITRIFKAPRDRVFKAWSTPQHLSAWWGPKGFSLPEHDFDVVEGGEWRVVMGAPSGSQHIVSGVFQEISPTDRMVFTWGWTIDGTRSHESTVTVTFEDVEAGTKVHLHQAMLTSKADRDGHQGGWTGTFDNLQDFLDGKPREIRTADTPS is encoded by the coding sequence ATGGCATTGGCATCCGAGAATGAAGATGACCTCACGCTTGAGATCACCCGCATCTTTAAAGCGCCCAGAGACCGCGTCTTTAAAGCCTGGAGTACGCCACAGCATTTGAGTGCCTGGTGGGGACCGAAAGGTTTCTCACTCCCCGAACATGATTTTGACGTGGTGGAGGGCGGCGAATGGCGGGTCGTGATGGGAGCGCCATCCGGATCGCAGCATATTGTGAGTGGTGTCTTTCAGGAAATCTCGCCGACGGACAGGATGGTTTTCACCTGGGGCTGGACCATTGACGGCACCCGGTCACACGAGTCCACCGTGACGGTCACTTTTGAAGATGTAGAAGCTGGCACAAAGGTCCACCTGCACCAGGCTATGCTTACCAGCAAAGCAGACCGGGACGGTCACCAGGGTGGATGGACAGGAACCTTCGACAATCTTCAGGATTTCCTCGACGGAAAACCGCGCGAGATCAGGACAGCCGATACGCCGAGCTAA
- a CDS encoding putative aminotransferase has translation MSTLSNAAIRDIETVIHPYTNLDAFRKTGPLILDRGEGIRVWDTDGNEYIEGMAGLWCTALGYSEQELIDAATEQMGQLPFTHVFSGKTHEKAAELAERLKAIAPHDASKVLFCGSGSEANDQQIKLVWYYNNARGKPNKKKIISRTRGYHGVTVASASLTGLPANHADFDLPLDGILHTDCPHYYRYAEPGETEDEFTTRLANNLDEMIQREGPDTIAAFIAEPIMGAGGVVIPPEDYFAKIHAVLDKYDIYVIADEVICGFGRTGNMFGSETYGFKPDSVSVAKALTSGYVPMGAVTVGEDMYEAMLEQSKKLGIFGHGFTYTGHPLAAAVGCKALEIYEKRNIVGHVRTVGPTFEKRMAALENHPLVGNSRAKGLIGAVELVADKETKRAFEASQGVGAAAQNNAQRHGLIVRAMGGDIVAFCPPLIIDEAQINEMFDKFEKGLDDTEAWISKEGLR, from the coding sequence ATGTCCACGCTCAGCAATGCCGCTATTCGCGATATCGAAACCGTCATCCACCCTTACACAAACCTGGATGCTTTCCGGAAAACAGGTCCCCTTATCCTGGACAGAGGAGAAGGCATTCGTGTCTGGGACACGGATGGGAATGAGTATATTGAGGGCATGGCGGGCCTGTGGTGCACCGCACTTGGCTATTCTGAGCAGGAACTGATCGACGCCGCCACAGAGCAAATGGGCCAGCTCCCATTCACACATGTGTTTAGTGGCAAGACCCACGAGAAAGCGGCGGAACTCGCCGAGCGGCTGAAGGCCATCGCGCCGCATGACGCATCAAAGGTGTTGTTCTGCGGATCCGGGTCGGAAGCCAATGATCAACAGATCAAGCTCGTCTGGTATTACAACAATGCGCGCGGCAAGCCGAACAAGAAGAAGATCATCTCTCGTACCAGAGGCTATCATGGCGTCACGGTAGCATCGGCAAGCCTCACGGGCCTGCCTGCCAATCATGCAGATTTTGACCTGCCTCTCGACGGTATCTTGCACACCGACTGCCCGCACTATTACCGCTATGCGGAACCCGGTGAAACTGAAGATGAATTCACCACACGCCTCGCCAATAATCTGGATGAGATGATCCAGCGCGAGGGACCGGATACGATCGCGGCCTTTATCGCTGAGCCCATTATGGGTGCCGGCGGTGTTGTTATCCCGCCAGAGGACTATTTCGCGAAAATTCATGCCGTGCTCGACAAGTACGATATCTACGTCATCGCTGACGAAGTGATCTGCGGGTTCGGACGCACAGGAAACATGTTTGGCTCTGAAACCTATGGGTTCAAACCTGACTCCGTCTCCGTCGCCAAAGCCCTTACCTCAGGCTATGTCCCTATGGGCGCTGTTACTGTTGGCGAGGACATGTATGAAGCCATGTTGGAGCAGAGCAAAAAGCTGGGCATATTTGGCCATGGCTTTACCTATACAGGACACCCGCTTGCAGCAGCGGTTGGCTGCAAGGCACTGGAAATCTACGAAAAGCGGAACATTGTCGGTCACGTGCGCACTGTTGGTCCGACGTTTGAAAAACGCATGGCCGCCCTTGAAAACCACCCGCTCGTTGGCAATTCCCGTGCAAAGGGCCTGATCGGTGCCGTTGAGCTCGTCGCCGACAAAGAAACCAAACGCGCCTTTGAGGCCTCCCAGGGTGTCGGTGCCGCAGCGCAGAATAATGCACAAAGGCATGGGCTGATCGTGCGCGCTATGGGCGGCGACATTGTTGCGTTCTGTCCACCGCTTATCATTGATGAAGCCCAAATCAATGAGATGTTCGACAAGTTCGAAAAAGGGTTGGATGACACGGAAGCCTGGATCAGCAAAGAAGGCCTGCGCTAG